DNA from Aminobacter aminovorans:
GAACGTTCCGGTTCCTGCCGAACTGCAGCAGGCTATTCAACTTTTCGGCGCCAACATCCCGGTCTACAGGGCCTTCGTCTTCGTCACCGCGCTGGCGCTCGGCGCCATCACCTGGCTCGTCATGTACAGGACGCGCTTCGGCAGCCAGTTGCGCGCCGTTTCGGTTGCCCGCAACACTGCGGCTGCTTGCGGCATCAACGACAAGCGCGTCAACATGCTGGCCTTTGCCTACGGCTCCGGCCTCGCCGGCGTCGCTGGTGTCCTTGTGTCGGGGTTCAAGACCGTTTCGCCCGACATGGGCACACCCTATGTCGTCGACGCCTTCCTGGTCGTCGTCGCTGGCGGCGTCGGCCATCTGCTCGGCACCTTCGCCTCGGCCGGCATTCTCGGCGAAGTCCAGAGCTTCGTCGCCACATGGGCAAACGACGTCTACGGACGGACGGTCCTGTTTGCCGTCGTGATCTTCATTCTCCTGTTCAAGCCTCAGGGCCTCTTCGTCACCAAGAGCCGCTGAGCTTGGCCGCAACATGGACGAGCGCATGACTTACCGCACCGCTTCCATCATCGCCTACGTCGTCTTCTTTGCCGTTGTGCTTGCGCTTCCGCTGGTGCTCAACAGCTTCTGGACCAACCGCGTCGCGATCTATCTGGTCTATTCGATCTGCGCGATCGGCATAAGCATGTCGTGGGGCTATGCCGGCATACTCAGCCTCGGCCAGGGCCTGTTCTTCGGAATGGGCGCCTACATGCTAGCGATGTCGCTGACCCTCGCCGTGCCGGAAAACAATCCGGTGCCGCAGCTGATGCTGCTCAACATGGAACCCAATGCGGTTCGCGACCTGTGCTGTGTCACGACGGGCTCGTTCCTGTGGATACCGTTCCGTTCGGTGGCGGTCGGCATGATAGCGGGCATCGTCGTGCCCTGTATCCTGGCCGCCGGCATCGGCTACGTCATGTTCAAGCGGCGCACCACCGGCGTCTATGTCAGCATCATCACGCTGGCCTTCGCGCTGATCGGGCAATTGCTCATCATCAACAACCAGCCCCTGACCGGCGGCTTCAACGGGCTGGCCGACCTGGCCCTGCTGGAGATCGGCGGCTTCGAGTTCGACCCCTACGGACCGAGCGCCTACTACGCCGTTGCGCTGACGCTGATCGCGGTGATCCTGCTCGCCCGCTACATGCTGACGGGGCGCATCGGCCAGGTGCTCAAGGCCATTCGCGAGGACGAGGCACGTGCCCGCTATCTCGGCTACGACGTCGAGAACTACAAGCTCTTCATCTTCTGCGTCTCGGCCGGCGTCGCCGGCCTGGCGGGAATGCTCTTCACGCTCACCTCGGAATTCGCAACGCCGTCGCTGATGGCGACGTCGCTCAGCATCTCGATGGTGATCTGGGCGGCAACCGGCGGCCGTGCATCGCTGCTCGGGGCCTGCATCGGTGCGCTGATCGTCAACTTCGTCGGCTCGCTGGCCAGCGAAAGCGCGACTTTCCAGCCGGTGTGGCCTATCATCCTGGGGCTGCTTTTCGTCGTCGTCGTGCTGTTCATGCCGAATGGCATAGCCGGGATTTTCAAGGCGTTCATCGACCGTCCTGGCAAGGCTGAACGCTTCGCCAAATCCGAACTGTCGGCAAGGGAGGCATGAACGATGAATGCCGTTCATAGGTCACCTCAAGCAGCAACCGCATCGGCTGCCCCAATCCTGCGGACCCAGAACCTGACGGTACGGTTCGATGAGTTTCCCGCCGTGCGCGACGTCGACCTGTCGATCGCCGATGGCGAGCTCCGAGTGATCATCGGGGCCAATGGCGCCGGCAAGTCGACCCTGCTCGACCTTCTGTGCGGCAAGACGCTGCCATCCGAAGGCGAGATCTGGCTGCGCGACCGCAACATCACAGGCATCGGCGAGGCAGCCATCGCCCGCAGTGGCGTCGGCCGCAAGTTCCAGACGCCGACGGTGTTCAAGGACATGACGGTGCTGGAAAACCTGCAGGTGGCGAGCAACCGCCGGGTACGTGTCTTCGAAAACCTGTTCGAGCGCGTGAGGCGGGGACCGAGCGACAAGGAGGTCGCGGTTGCCGAGCGCACCGGGCTTCTCGGCTCGATGAAGCGCAAGGCCTCGGAACTGTCGCATGGCCAGCTGCAATGGCTCGAACTGGCGATGGTGCTGAGCCAGGAGCCCAAGATAATCCTGCTCGATGAACCCGCCGCCGGAATGACCGCGGCCGAAACCGACAAGACTGC
Protein-coding regions in this window:
- the urtB gene encoding urea ABC transporter permease subunit UrtB, which produces METFVIGLSIASILFMVALGLAIIYGTMNVINLAHGEMVMIGAYTTVLATKHLGFNIYLCLPLAFLVTATFGLIIERTVVRRLYGRLLDTLLATWGIALILQQLIRIHFGLGLFGVEIDGLGSDLQNVPVPAELQQAIQLFGANIPVYRAFVFVTALALGAITWLVMYRTRFGSQLRAVSVARNTAAACGINDKRVNMLAFAYGSGLAGVAGVLVSGFKTVSPDMGTPYVVDAFLVVVAGGVGHLLGTFASAGILGEVQSFVATWANDVYGRTVLFAVVIFILLFKPQGLFVTKSR
- the urtC gene encoding urea ABC transporter permease subunit UrtC, translating into MTYRTASIIAYVVFFAVVLALPLVLNSFWTNRVAIYLVYSICAIGISMSWGYAGILSLGQGLFFGMGAYMLAMSLTLAVPENNPVPQLMLLNMEPNAVRDLCCVTTGSFLWIPFRSVAVGMIAGIVVPCILAAGIGYVMFKRRTTGVYVSIITLAFALIGQLLIINNQPLTGGFNGLADLALLEIGGFEFDPYGPSAYYAVALTLIAVILLARYMLTGRIGQVLKAIREDEARARYLGYDVENYKLFIFCVSAGVAGLAGMLFTLTSEFATPSLMATSLSISMVIWAATGGRASLLGACIGALIVNFVGSLASESATFQPVWPIILGLLFVVVVLFMPNGIAGIFKAFIDRPGKAERFAKSELSAREA
- the urtD gene encoding urea ABC transporter ATP-binding protein UrtD; translated protein: MNAVHRSPQAATASAAPILRTQNLTVRFDEFPAVRDVDLSIADGELRVIIGANGAGKSTLLDLLCGKTLPSEGEIWLRDRNITGIGEAAIARSGVGRKFQTPTVFKDMTVLENLQVASNRRVRVFENLFERVRRGPSDKEVAVAERTGLLGSMKRKASELSHGQLQWLELAMVLSQEPKIILLDEPAAGMTAAETDKTAELLLDLAGGHTVLVIEHDMAFVRRICRTITVMHQGAVLAEGTADEIERNPAVIEAYLGSATLSHA